In Deltaproteobacteria bacterium HGW-Deltaproteobacteria-6, a single window of DNA contains:
- a CDS encoding MerR family transcriptional regulator, with the protein MDNIIPEKAYFRIGEVSKILSVEPYVIRYWETEFKTVKPVRTKTAQRLYRKKDVEELLIIRELLYQQRFTISGAKKQLMKMRGDEEPVSVSGHHEKLTLIKKELQQIRKIMS; encoded by the coding sequence ATGGATAACATCATTCCCGAAAAGGCTTATTTCCGTATTGGAGAAGTGAGCAAAATTCTCAGTGTCGAACCCTATGTTATTCGTTACTGGGAAACGGAATTTAAAACGGTCAAACCGGTACGGACAAAGACGGCTCAGCGCCTGTACCGGAAAAAAGATGTAGAGGAATTATTAATCATCCGCGAGTTGCTTTATCAGCAGCGTTTCACGATCAGCGGGGCAAAAAAGCAACTGATGAAAATGCGCGGCGATGAAGAACCGGTGAGTGTATCCGGTCACCATGAAAAATTAACTTTAATTAAAAAAGAATTACAGCAAATCAGAAAGATAATGAGCTAA
- a CDS encoding phenylalanine--tRNA ligase subunit beta: MLVSLKWLNDYIDLELTAQELADRLTMAGLEVDEIKTLAHKFAGVVVARILSVRPHPDADKLSLCDVTDGTGTYPIVCGAKNIKAGDVVPLAKVGAVIPGGYTIKSTVLRGEKSDGMLCSEAELEIGDDASGIMQLPAGLALGTPLETALNLGDTVLDVSVTPNRSDCLSMIGMAREVAALTGKKVKMPAVKIKESDEDISSLSAVSIVDADLCPRYSARMIKNVKVGDSPVWIKTRLEAAGLRAINNVVDVTNFVMLEMGQPLHAFDFRFLEEGRIVVRKSRTGEEFVSLDEKSRILPEDTLLICDGRKPVAIGGIMGGLNSEVKEDTQVIFLESAYFNPSSIRRSSRRMAMPTDAAFRFERGIDPEGVIRALNRAAQLIAELSGGSICKNYLDEYPEKIAVVENIPLRLDRIREMIGIDIAAKDVVRILKSIGMTVRQESKGKYCVTPPTYRVDIEREIDLIEEVVRLYGYDRVPVTLPAVSVTEMAVIPRLDLEARIRQLLIGSGYSEIINYSFTSPASVDYLCLSPTDERRKFVVIKNPLTEEQSVMRTTLAYGLLETLKKNINNASFNLKIFEIGRIFLHRKAGELPEEKNILAGLLTGKVSEDLWGSKVNVDFYDLKGCLENVFYDLKLEQCHYRACVSEQFLHPGQSCGLYVNETQIGYLGQVHPEVMQKADIKGTAYVFEINLDILEKQIYKQISFKEISKFPAVTRDVAFVIPVSMEAQQMLEIVLSQREDLLENVGIFDIYAGKGLEEGVKSLGLRFSYRALDRTLTDTEINSIHDKIMHNTVRLTSAKIRA, encoded by the coding sequence ATGCTCGTCAGTCTCAAGTGGCTTAATGATTATATTGATCTGGAATTAACGGCGCAGGAACTTGCTGACCGCTTAACAATGGCCGGTCTGGAGGTCGATGAAATCAAAACGCTGGCGCATAAATTTGCAGGTGTCGTGGTCGCCAGGATTTTATCCGTCAGACCGCATCCTGACGCGGATAAACTGTCTTTGTGCGATGTGACGGATGGAACCGGGACGTACCCGATTGTCTGCGGCGCTAAAAATATTAAAGCCGGGGATGTGGTGCCTCTGGCGAAAGTCGGAGCGGTTATTCCCGGTGGATACACGATCAAATCAACGGTATTGCGCGGCGAGAAATCCGACGGCATGCTCTGTTCGGAGGCGGAACTGGAAATCGGTGATGACGCGTCCGGTATCATGCAATTACCGGCAGGCCTTGCACTCGGGACGCCACTGGAGACGGCCCTGAATCTGGGTGATACGGTCCTGGATGTCAGTGTTACACCGAACCGGTCCGACTGCCTGAGCATGATCGGTATGGCCCGTGAAGTTGCCGCCTTAACCGGTAAGAAAGTAAAAATGCCGGCTGTTAAAATCAAAGAATCAGACGAAGATATTTCTTCGCTTTCAGCGGTATCTATCGTTGATGCGGATCTCTGCCCGCGTTATTCCGCCCGGATGATTAAAAACGTTAAAGTCGGCGATTCTCCGGTATGGATAAAAACTCGGCTGGAAGCCGCCGGGCTGCGCGCGATCAACAATGTTGTTGATGTGACGAACTTTGTCATGCTGGAAATGGGTCAACCGCTGCACGCTTTCGATTTCCGTTTTCTGGAAGAGGGGCGCATCGTTGTGCGAAAATCAAGAACGGGCGAAGAATTTGTTTCGCTCGATGAAAAAAGCCGTATCCTGCCGGAAGACACCCTGTTGATCTGCGATGGCCGGAAACCTGTTGCGATTGGCGGAATTATGGGCGGTCTCAATTCAGAAGTGAAGGAAGACACGCAGGTCATTTTCCTGGAGAGCGCTTATTTCAATCCTTCATCCATTCGCCGTTCGTCGCGCCGTATGGCGATGCCGACTGATGCCGCTTTTCGTTTCGAGAGAGGCATTGACCCGGAGGGCGTAATTCGGGCACTCAATCGCGCGGCTCAATTAATTGCTGAACTTTCCGGCGGTTCTATCTGTAAAAATTATCTGGATGAATATCCGGAAAAAATAGCGGTTGTGGAAAACATTCCCCTGCGTCTGGACAGAATCCGTGAAATGATCGGCATCGACATTGCGGCCAAAGACGTTGTTCGTATTCTAAAGAGCATCGGTATGACCGTACGGCAGGAAAGCAAGGGAAAATACTGCGTAACGCCGCCAACGTATCGTGTGGATATTGAGAGAGAAATTGATCTGATTGAAGAAGTTGTGCGTCTTTATGGTTATGATCGCGTGCCGGTAACTCTGCCGGCCGTTTCGGTGACAGAGATGGCGGTCATTCCGCGCCTCGATCTGGAGGCAAGAATCCGTCAGTTGTTAATCGGCAGCGGTTATTCAGAAATCATCAATTACAGTTTTACATCGCCTGCCTCGGTCGATTATCTGTGCCTGTCACCAACCGATGAACGCCGCAAGTTTGTGGTCATCAAGAATCCTCTGACGGAAGAGCAATCGGTGATGCGGACAACTCTGGCTTACGGATTGCTGGAAACACTGAAAAAAAATATTAATAATGCATCCTTCAATTTAAAAATATTTGAAATAGGGCGGATATTCCTGCATCGCAAGGCGGGAGAACTGCCGGAGGAAAAAAATATCCTGGCCGGCCTTTTAACGGGGAAAGTATCGGAAGACCTCTGGGGATCAAAAGTGAACGTTGATTTTTATGATCTCAAAGGCTGTCTGGAAAATGTCTTTTATGATTTGAAACTGGAACAGTGCCATTATCGAGCTTGCGTATCGGAACAATTTCTTCATCCCGGTCAATCATGCGGCCTGTATGTCAATGAGACGCAAATAGGTTACCTGGGCCAGGTGCATCCGGAAGTAATGCAGAAAGCAGATATTAAGGGAACTGCGTATGTGTTTGAAATTAATCTTGATATATTAGAAAAACAGATATATAAGCAAATCAGTTTCAAGGAAATATCTAAATTCCCGGCTGTTACCCGTGATGTCGCTTTTGTCATTCCTGTGTCGATGGAAGCCCAGCAGATGCTGGAAATTGTTTTGAGTCAACGTGAAGATTTGCTTGAAAATGTGGGGATATTTGATATATACGCTGGCAAAGGTCTTGAAGAAGGGGTAAAGAGTTTGGGGTTGAGATTTTCCTATCGTGCTCTTGACAGGACTTTAACGGATACGGAAATCAATTCTATTCACGACAAAATTATGCACAACACTGTCCGACTAACGAGTGCAAAAATAAGAGCCTAA
- a CDS encoding integration host factor subunit alpha codes for MTKIDIIQNVYEKLGFSKKESADIVESVFDIIKDSLAQGERVKISGFGNFMVKEKRARRGRNPQTGQEISITARRVLTFKSSQVLRKSLNG; via the coding sequence ATGACGAAAATTGATATTATTCAGAATGTTTATGAAAAACTCGGTTTTTCCAAAAAAGAATCAGCGGATATTGTTGAATCCGTGTTTGACATCATCAAAGACAGCCTTGCGCAGGGCGAGAGAGTAAAAATATCCGGATTTGGAAATTTTATGGTGAAAGAGAAACGCGCAAGACGCGGCCGTAATCCCCAGACCGGACAGGAAATATCCATTACCGCGCGCCGGGTTTTGACTTTTAAATCCTCCCAGGTTTTGCGTAAATCTTTAAACGGTTAA
- a CDS encoding phosphopyruvate hydratase, translating to MPEIINIHAREILDSRGNPTVEAEVTTISGFTTRAAVPSGASTGEHEMLELRDGNKKRYNGKGVETAVKNILHKIGPEIIGMDCRRQRDIDFAMIELDGTANKGKLGANAILAVSMACAKAGAEISGLPLYRYLGGVNANVLPVPMCNILNGGQHADNNVDIQEFMIMPVGAPNFKEGIRMSAEVFHALKAVLKGKGYNTSVGDEGGFAPNLKSNEEALTCIMTAIEKAGYKPGKDIMIALDSAASSFYEKGKYILAAEAKPQKSAEDMVKFYADLVSKYPIISIEDGLAEDDWAGWKLLTDELGSKVQIVGDDLFVTNVKRLEKGIELSIANSILIKLNQIGSLTETLETMSRAKESNYTCVVSHRSGETEDTFMADIAVATNCGQIKSGSLSRTDRLAKYNQLMRIEEELGDAACYRAKDAFYSIKKPAKSGKKK from the coding sequence ATATCAGGATTCACAACACGGGCAGCCGTGCCTTCAGGCGCTTCCACCGGCGAGCATGAAATGCTGGAATTACGTGACGGCAACAAAAAAAGATACAACGGAAAAGGCGTTGAAACTGCCGTTAAAAACATTCTTCACAAAATCGGACCTGAAATTATCGGCATGGATTGCCGCAGACAGCGCGATATCGACTTTGCCATGATCGAACTTGATGGTACCGCCAACAAGGGAAAACTCGGCGCCAACGCCATCCTGGCCGTATCCATGGCCTGTGCCAAGGCGGGTGCGGAAATATCCGGTCTGCCGCTCTACCGTTACCTGGGGGGCGTAAACGCCAATGTTCTGCCGGTGCCCATGTGCAACATTCTTAACGGCGGCCAGCATGCCGATAATAACGTGGATATTCAGGAATTCATGATCATGCCGGTAGGCGCTCCCAATTTCAAAGAAGGCATCCGCATGAGCGCTGAAGTTTTCCATGCCTTGAAAGCCGTACTGAAAGGCAAAGGCTACAATACGAGCGTAGGCGACGAAGGCGGCTTCGCCCCGAATCTGAAATCCAACGAAGAGGCTCTGACATGCATCATGACGGCCATTGAAAAAGCCGGCTATAAGCCCGGCAAAGACATTATGATTGCTCTGGATTCTGCAGCCAGTTCTTTCTATGAAAAAGGCAAATACATTCTGGCGGCGGAAGCCAAACCCCAGAAGTCCGCTGAAGATATGGTAAAGTTCTATGCCGATCTGGTATCTAAATATCCGATTATCTCGATTGAAGACGGCCTGGCGGAAGACGACTGGGCAGGCTGGAAACTGCTTACCGATGAACTGGGAAGCAAAGTTCAGATCGTCGGAGACGACCTTTTTGTCACCAACGTCAAACGTCTGGAAAAAGGCATCGAACTGAGCATTGCCAACTCCATCCTGATTAAGCTCAATCAGATCGGTTCGCTGACTGAAACCCTGGAAACGATGAGCCGCGCGAAAGAATCCAACTATACCTGTGTCGTCTCGCACCGCTCGGGCGAGACGGAAGACACCTTTATGGCGGATATCGCCGTTGCCACCAACTGCGGCCAGATCAAGAGCGGATCCCTTTCCCGCACAGACAGGCTGGCCAAATACAACCAGCTGATGCGCATTGAAGAAGAACTGGGTGATGCGGCCTGCTATCGCGCAAAAGACGCGTTCTACAGCATTAAGAAACCAGCTAAATCCGGAAAGAAAAAATAG
- a CDS encoding translation initiation factor IF-3: protein MVKDLRINREIKSATVRVINEEGQPLGVISLDEAIANAERVGLDLVEVSANTEPPVCKIMDYGKYRYKQSKKIHDARKAQTVIHVKEIRLRPKTEAHDLQTKINHIKKFLEQHDKVKISMMFRGREIAFTEIGRKLMDKIKIALADECIMDQEPRLEGRNMVMIVSPKK, encoded by the coding sequence ATAGTTAAGGATTTAAGAATCAACCGAGAAATAAAGTCAGCGACTGTAAGAGTTATTAATGAGGAAGGACAGCCACTGGGCGTTATTTCGCTGGATGAAGCAATTGCCAATGCGGAGAGAGTCGGTCTGGACCTGGTGGAAGTATCAGCCAACACCGAACCCCCTGTCTGCAAAATCATGGATTACGGCAAGTACCGTTATAAACAAAGCAAAAAAATCCATGATGCCAGAAAGGCGCAGACGGTTATTCATGTGAAGGAAATCCGTTTAAGACCCAAAACGGAAGCGCACGATTTGCAGACGAAAATAAACCATATTAAGAAGTTTTTAGAACAACATGATAAAGTGAAGATCTCGATGATGTTCCGTGGACGCGAAATCGCTTTTACAGAGATCGGCCGAAAATTGATGGACAAGATTAAAATTGCGTTGGCCGATGAATGTATTATGGATCAGGAACCCAGGCTGGAAGGCCGGAACATGGTCATGATTGTTTCACCAAAAAAATAA
- a CDS encoding 50S ribosomal protein L20 gives MARIKRGVTARKKRRSILKRAKGFFGARSRLLRTATEAVNKALSYAYRDRRGRKREFRQLWIARINAAARLNNISYSRLMDSMKKADIMLDRKILAELAVNDPQGFAKIVATAKGEQAA, from the coding sequence ATGGCTAGGATAAAAAGAGGCGTCACCGCCCGAAAGAAAAGAAGATCAATATTAAAAAGGGCTAAGGGTTTCTTTGGCGCGCGCAGCCGTCTGCTTCGGACCGCCACAGAGGCCGTCAACAAGGCCCTGAGTTATGCCTATCGCGACCGCAGGGGTCGTAAAAGAGAATTTCGTCAACTATGGATAGCGCGCATCAACGCCGCCGCACGTCTGAACAATATCTCATACAGTCGCCTGATGGACAGCATGAAGAAAGCAGATATCATGCTGGATCGTAAGATTCTGGCTGAACTGGCTGTTAATGACCCGCAGGGTTTCGCAAAGATCGTGGCCACAGCTAAAGGCGAGCAGGCTGCATGA
- a CDS encoding HPr family phosphocarrier protein — MKTFKLKNKLGLHARAAASFVRIAQKYRAEIFIERNGQTVNGKSILGILTLACPMGSMITVTAEGADAAGALAELEALIENKFGEE; from the coding sequence ATGAAGACATTTAAATTAAAAAATAAGTTAGGACTGCATGCGCGCGCGGCTGCGTCATTTGTCCGGATCGCACAGAAATATCGTGCGGAAATATTCATTGAGCGCAATGGTCAAACTGTTAATGGGAAAAGCATCCTGGGAATATTGACGCTTGCCTGTCCGATGGGCAGTATGATAACAGTAACGGCCGAAGGCGCCGACGCGGCCGGGGCTCTGGCCGAGCTTGAAGCGTTGATTGAAAATAAATTTGGAGAAGAATAA
- the ptsP gene encoding phosphoenolpyruvate--protein phosphotransferase, whose product MTADQGKKTFVLKGIGVSPGVVIGKAYRFDPLDAQVSFYKLNNEDLIPHEIERFKKALKESSKQLLEIQENLKKTNVTEPLYIIDVHVLLLSDKKFVNRTIKYIRRLGVNAEWALRMTLDHYKQIFEGVEDVYISGRISDVQYIVQRILRNLSGEKHEIVWEVGQEGVVIVSHDLSPADTAQMKLDKIVGFATDSGGRTSHTAIVARSMELPAVVGLDNVTRFVRTGDDIIVDGTSGLVVVNPYPDMLKRYEEKKRHYDDAKDEYLKYAKLPAVTLDRHHVQIGSNIEFIEEIPSAISHGAEYIGLYRTEFLYIYRDDLPTEEDHFNNYRQVVTEKNLAWSTIRTFDLGGDKFPNYQKQAKELNPQMGLRAIRFCLKEVDLFKTQLRAIWRVSALGKVKILFPMISCIEEIREAKRLLDETRQELLSQGVPIADRMEIGAMIEVPAAAIIADQLAQEVDYFSIGTNDLIQYSLAIDRSNERVTYLYEPLHPAVLRLIKRIADQAHEAKIRVAMCGEMAGDPLCCLILLGMQLDELSMNHLAIPRIKRIVQQSTLAEARKLLKQAMTYNNAGDVRAYVQDYMSDRFPDEFQKKET is encoded by the coding sequence ATGACCGCTGACCAAGGGAAAAAAACATTTGTTCTTAAAGGGATTGGCGTTTCTCCGGGTGTTGTGATCGGAAAAGCTTACCGCTTTGATCCGCTCGATGCTCAGGTATCCTTTTATAAACTCAATAATGAAGATTTAATCCCGCATGAAATCGAACGTTTTAAGAAAGCTCTGAAAGAATCCTCAAAACAGCTTTTGGAAATTCAGGAAAACCTCAAAAAAACAAATGTAACTGAACCTCTTTATATTATTGATGTTCATGTTTTACTCCTATCGGACAAAAAATTTGTCAATCGCACCATCAAATATATCCGACGTTTGGGTGTCAACGCCGAATGGGCGTTGCGTATGACGCTGGATCATTATAAACAGATATTCGAGGGTGTCGAAGACGTTTATATCAGCGGCCGCATCAGCGATGTACAGTATATTGTTCAGCGGATCCTGCGCAATCTGTCCGGTGAGAAGCATGAAATTGTCTGGGAAGTCGGTCAGGAGGGGGTCGTAATCGTTTCACACGATTTGTCGCCGGCCGATACGGCTCAGATGAAACTGGACAAAATCGTCGGGTTTGCCACCGACAGCGGTGGTCGCACATCGCATACCGCTATTGTGGCCAGATCGATGGAATTGCCCGCTGTGGTCGGTTTGGACAACGTGACCCGTTTTGTGCGGACCGGGGATGATATCATCGTTGATGGAACGTCGGGACTTGTGGTGGTCAATCCATATCCCGACATGCTCAAACGATATGAGGAAAAGAAGCGCCATTATGACGACGCCAAAGACGAGTATCTTAAATATGCGAAGCTGCCGGCCGTTACGCTGGATCGTCATCATGTTCAGATCGGTTCCAATATAGAATTTATCGAAGAGATTCCTTCCGCGATTTCTCACGGAGCAGAATACATCGGGCTTTACCGGACGGAATTTTTGTACATCTACCGGGATGATTTGCCGACCGAAGAAGACCATTTTAATAATTATCGTCAGGTGGTGACTGAGAAAAATCTGGCGTGGTCAACCATCCGCACGTTTGATCTGGGCGGTGATAAATTCCCCAACTACCAGAAGCAGGCTAAAGAACTCAACCCGCAGATGGGATTAAGAGCAATACGTTTTTGTCTCAAAGAGGTCGATCTTTTCAAAACACAGCTTCGCGCCATCTGGCGCGTGAGCGCTCTGGGCAAGGTTAAAATTCTGTTTCCGATGATTTCCTGCATCGAAGAAATCCGCGAAGCAAAACGTTTGCTGGATGAAACCCGTCAGGAGCTTTTGTCCCAGGGCGTGCCGATTGCCGACCGGATGGAAATCGGGGCGATGATTGAAGTGCCCGCTGCCGCCATCATTGCTGATCAGCTGGCGCAGGAAGTGGATTACTTCAGCATTGGCACCAACGATTTAATTCAGTATTCCCTGGCGATCGACCGTTCCAACGAAAGGGTCACCTATCTTTACGAACCTCTGCATCCCGCTGTTTTGAGGTTGATCAAGAGAATCGCGGATCAGGCTCATGAAGCAAAAATTCGCGTGGCCATGTGCGGAGAGATGGCGGGCGATCCTCTTTGCTGTCTGATCCTTTTAGGCATGCAGCTGGATGAATTAAGCATGAATCATCTGGCGATTCCCCGCATTAAAAGAATTGTACAACAGTCTACGCTGGCGGAAGCCAGGAAACTCCTGAAGCAGGCCATGACTTATAACAACGCGGGTGATGTGCGGGCTTATGTTCAGGATTATATGAGCGATCGTTTTCCGGATGAATTTCAAAAGAAAGAAACATAA
- a CDS encoding 50S ribosomal protein L35, with the protein MPKMKTHRGAAKRFSVTASGKVKRSKAFASHILTKKTTKRKRTLRKSTLVHSTNESAIKRLIPYL; encoded by the coding sequence ATGCCAAAGATGAAAACACACAGAGGCGCGGCCAAGCGTTTTTCGGTTACCGCCAGTGGTAAGGTGAAACGCAGCAAGGCTTTTGCCAGCCACATCCTTACAAAAAAGACCACCAAAAGAAAAAGAACTTTAAGGAAATCCACGTTAGTGCATTCAACCAATGAAAGCGCAATCAAGAGGCTTATTCCTTATTTATAG
- a CDS encoding phenylalanine--tRNA ligase subunit alpha has translation MIGDLQQLEKDALAELIDARTEDSILAVRTKYLGRKGLLTGLLRNIAQVPVEEKPLFGKRCNEVKEILETKITEALECQMQGKKEEILNREKIDVTLPGRGIRPGRVHPVIQIRREICDIFASFGFSVVEGPEVELDYYNFEALNIPKDHPARDMQDTFYIEDNMVLRTHTSPVQVRIMEKVQPPVRILSPGRVYRPDSDVSHTPMFHQIEGLLVDRGVSFADLKGILTAFLKKVFGDDTILRFRPSFFPFTEPSAEVDICCVICKGKGCRVCGQSGWLEILGSGMVDPAVFKNVGYDAEVYSGFAFGLGLERIAMLKYGITDIRLLFENDIRFLKQF, from the coding sequence ATGATTGGCGATCTTCAACAACTGGAAAAGGACGCTTTGGCCGAGCTTATAGATGCCCGGACGGAAGATTCGATTCTGGCTGTAAGAACAAAATATCTGGGCCGTAAAGGTCTGCTCACCGGTCTGTTAAGAAATATTGCCCAGGTTCCGGTTGAGGAGAAACCTCTGTTCGGAAAACGCTGCAATGAAGTAAAAGAGATTCTGGAAACAAAAATTACTGAAGCTCTCGAATGTCAGATGCAGGGCAAAAAAGAAGAAATTCTGAACAGGGAAAAAATCGATGTTACGTTGCCCGGCAGAGGCATTCGTCCGGGTAGAGTTCACCCTGTCATCCAAATCCGTCGTGAAATTTGCGATATCTTCGCTTCTTTCGGTTTTTCTGTGGTCGAAGGACCGGAAGTTGAGTTGGACTATTACAATTTTGAAGCGCTCAACATTCCCAAGGATCATCCCGCAAGGGATATGCAGGATACCTTCTATATCGAGGATAATATGGTCCTGCGCACCCATACCTCACCGGTTCAGGTAAGGATTATGGAAAAGGTGCAGCCTCCCGTGCGTATTCTGTCGCCGGGACGGGTTTACCGGCCGGATTCGGATGTTTCCCACACACCCATGTTTCATCAAATTGAAGGGCTGCTGGTTGATCGGGGAGTAAGTTTTGCCGATCTGAAAGGCATCCTGACCGCTTTTCTCAAAAAAGTATTCGGTGACGATACGATTTTGCGTTTTCGTCCCAGTTTTTTCCCCTTTACTGAGCCGTCTGCGGAAGTCGATATTTGTTGTGTTATTTGTAAAGGCAAAGGATGCCGTGTCTGCGGACAAAGCGGCTGGCTGGAGATTTTAGGGTCCGGCATGGTCGATCCTGCTGTTTTTAAAAATGTCGGTTATGATGCCGAAGTTTATTCCGGGTTTGCCTTCGGACTTGGGCTGGAACGCATCGCCATGCTGAAATACGGCATTACCGATATCCGTCTTTTGTTTGAAAACGATATTCGATTCCTTAAACAATTCTAG